The Eubalaena glacialis isolate mEubGla1 chromosome 16, mEubGla1.1.hap2.+ XY, whole genome shotgun sequence genome segment ATATCAAGCATATAGCAATGTCCTTGACACAAGTAAACTTTCAGTGAGTTGTGGCTGCTGCTGTTATTGTCACCAGCGTTGTCGTTAGTAGTCGCTTACAGCATTGTGGAAGATTTATCTGTTACATTTACTTTTGGTAATTTCCATCCGCAGAGTTCacttgcctttatttatttatttatttggatgttGGGCCAGGGAATAGAAACATTGTCTTGAGTCTTCAGGAGGGAAGAGCTTTTCCTGTTCTCTTTTGGTTCACCTcatgttgtttcatatatttttgtgGACTCAACTAGTGTGACAGGGATTGGCCATAGACAGTACTTTTATGATTAACAAATTCTCTAGGAATGTAACATTCTCATAACTGTTTCATTTTAAACAGAGAAAACTCTCTTGAAGAAACACTGGCAAGTCATCAGGTTCAGCAGTGGATGAAAATGTATAGGGCGCTTTCCAAAGCTTCTCTAGTAGTTTAAGGACAGAATGCTCTCCCCCATCCTCCTGATACACACACAGGGATGAGAATAGATGTGAGTAACGCACAGACAGCTCACTGGGAGCAGGTGAGAGAAAGGCCCCCACCACCAAATACAGTTCTGAGCTGCCCACGGTGCTGGTCCTCCCTGTATTCTTTCCCTGGAATACGCCTCCTCCCCATCCTGTACACACATGCCTAGAGCAGAGCACAGCGCTGGacctccccctttccttcccaGTCCCACCCAAACTCAGATCCTAAAGAGCTCATATTACAAACTACTCACTTAAGTTCTGTGTAATCAAAAAGAGGCATTTGCAAACTTGAGGAATCTTTAACCCACACATTATGCTGTAGGAGAAAATACTtaggaaagggaaaggaacaatagaaaattttttcccctaaaacttTTATCTCTCTTCCATGTTTTAAGTAAAGAAGATACTTTCCTAGTATCTCCATAAGTCAGGGAATGAGAAGATATGCAACTGCAGCTATATAGCCAGGCAACTCTGCAATAAAATTTACTGTATGCCTGGGTCATTCTTTTCTTAGATGAATGtaacagttctttaaaaaacaattgtTGAGACTCACTTAAGTTTACTTGGTTTTCCCACATACCAAGCATTACTTTAGTACAGGTAATCCTCACTTTACATGGTTGTATAGAATCATAAAAATGACCATTCAACCTAAAACCATGCAAAGCAATCTCAATAATCAGTGAGAAAAATCAAATTGTTCTAtaaactttaataatttttatcaaaACATTAAATCTTTTACTGccagttataaatgtatatgaagatgaaaaaatagtaaaactgaTACTTATTTagtacattaatatttttatagtacaatttaaaacattagaaacattgagaattgaaatgttttatttctttataaaaaactTACGGAGAATAATTTGAATAGTGCTTGCCTTCTTAGCGTATAGCTTATGATATGAAGGCAGCAACTTTTCTAACGCTTCAACAACTATTCCTAAGTTTGCATCAGCTTTACATTTAATCCTTTTGTGCTTTCAATATTGTGAAATAGCTCCATGTTGCTTTAATGTGAAGTTTTTTGCCAGCCTGTCACTTCCTCTGGACATCTTTATCCTTTTCATCACAGCCACTTCTTTCATTTATGTCAACAAGTTCGCCTTTCCCAAGTTCCTCTGGCTTACCTAGGGTCTCTCAAATGGTGACAGTTTCAACATTCCCACAGTCAGCTATTCTTCTCTACATTTACATTTGATTCTAACTTTACTACTGGCATTAatcacttttccatttctttgctatACCTCATCTTTGTTGGCTAGTTCTGTCTTTTGattatccatttttgtaaaatgtcatgTGGCAGCACAACTGTATGTTTTATTGTCTGTGTGTGAAGTGAATAACAGGTGCACAGTCACTTTCAGACTTTGAGAGAAGTGACCTGATTGGCCACGGTTCATGATGCACGGTCTGTTGTTTATATAGTGTTTTGTGAACTGAAAAGCTGGCAGTGAAGTTTTACTTTATGCAGCTACTCACAGTTAATGTAACGTGGTACATTTGAACCATGTTGTTCAGTGACTGGTGGTATTTAACTAAACTGTGGTAACTGAAATTTGTGCATATCGGAACCATCAAGGACCTCGATACTGAAGACCTATCAGATAGGCTGGATCACAAAAGCTGGTCCAGATCCAAAGATTGCTTTCACTTTGTTTCACTCTTACCTCAGGTAGTAAGTAaggaaaagatataaaatcaaagGTACATGGAAGGCAGAGGGGCTCACTTCCCCAGAGACCCTCTTGTTCCTCAAGAAGATGTTTCTGAAGTTTGGTGGTCTCAGCAACCCACTGGGCTTTGCTGCATTAATCCCTTTTGTTGGGGCTGCCATTGAGAACTAGAGGGGCAAAGTAAATTACTCAAGTTTCACAGCTAGTTAATGGCTGCATAGCACTAGAGGTTAATTCTTTTGACACTTGGTTCTGGCATTTATTcttttaccacatttgctttctTCTGACACCCTTCAAACATGTCCTGTTCCTCCTGTGTGATGAGCTATGAGAAAATGTGGTCTTGGGAACTTTTCATTATTAGAGATGCCCTTACTCTAGTTATAATACCTCAGAGGTCAAACCAATAggacttttcatttctcttacttCTAGTAGGGACAGGACCAATCTTGTACCTATGTAGCTTTTTGAACAGGGGAGCTCTCAGCCAGAATGTGTACATCAGTTAACGTTGCAAGATGAAAAATCCTTTAAGCTTCTCCTTAGATTTTAGCAAAACACACTTCTGATATCAGATGCAGCCCCCAAACTGCTTTATGTTTTCTCTGACataatgaagcccttggccatcACTGCTGCTTTGAAAATCAAAGCCTTCTGGTCTCTAATGGAATGTTTATAAAAATACTCCATTTTGAAATTTGCGCAGGAAAAGGAAGTATGGTAAATGATATTAGAAATCCCTCTGGCTTGCCTTGGCATTGATTCATTTAGTGTTATGTAGTCTGGAAATATCTGGAATTAGTGTGAATAAGAGAGTATTAATACCCAAAGTTAAATAAGCTCTTATCCTCATTGTTTTCATCCATGGAAGTATAGCATCAGGTGTGCATCTCTAATTGTTATTTCTATATGATCAAGTAAattgtcttttgccaaatttaaTATTGGTATCTAGGGTAAGCTAAAAATATGTCAGAAGTCTCATCTGTTTGCATTCTCTTGCTAAGGTGAAAGTGGAAAGTTTTTTTGGATGGAGTAGAGTGTAGAACAGCAAGCCTGTATAATAAAAAGAACTATactgtgtgtatatgtcattctCTGTTGCTTTCCCTGGTgtcagtgaaaaaaagaaaataagcagtcAAACATATGAAACATTTAGTTTAGTAATATAGTGACTCATAATACTTATATGTGAAAGAGGCCCAAGGACCTTTGGATTATCCTGTGACGTTGGCTCTGTCTTGATGTAAGGCATTGATGTATCTTAAAGTAAGAAAATGACAtctactcaaaaaatatttaatgagaaactGCTGTGTACTGAGAATTGTTCTAGGGAGCTAGCCATAATTCCTGCTTTCCTGAAGCTTATACTCTaatggggaagagagagacagaaaacagataagCTACATGGACTAATAAATTAATTGATCAGTTCATTGGGTTTCACTATATATTTCTTTTAGTTTGCCCACCAGCACAGTTCCCTTATTAGAATGGTAAAAAGGTCTGAATATTTGAAGTGTTATATACTTGCAGAGTATTGAAATAGAACTTAGGGGAATTGAGGGCATTGACCTTTTAGAAAACAGCCGGCTCCATCAGTGACTCCTCCTTGCTTGTCCCTCTCACATGTGCTGAGTTGCTGGCCTCTGTTGTTAGTTCTCATGGCACTTCAGCTTTCTCTCTGAAGTAATACAAAAAATATACTTAGGCTATCATTTTGACTTCAGCTAAGAACATTTGTTAActaacttcttttaaaaacataataataaaaaaattagggGCAAATATAGCATCATAAAATGACATTATGTCTGAAATTCCAGACTAAAATCTAGAATAAGAAGCTGCtaatattttggaaaacattCCTTATTTGTCACTACTTCTTATGCAGGCCTTTGAGTTCCCAAGGACATCCTTTGGTAACAGCTGACTTACTATCTAGTaacattatttgattttaaatcatttgattttatttttcatctgaggatagtttattataaaaattgcacttaagaaaaagcaaattttatCTTGGCAAGCAAATTTAAGGCTGTCACTTTTGCTGTTTGCATTAAATAAACATGCTACAtagtttttccatttaaaaatatgtgggtTGTTTGATTATGCCAGAGTAGTTACAGTCAAGaacccacaaatatttattttttactttttttactttctggccacactgcacagtatgtggggtcttagttccctgcccagggactgaacccgaaccccctgcattggaagtgggtgagtcttaaccactggaccgccagggaagtcccaagaactcACAGATATTTTTGCTGAATGAACTTAAAGATCTTTGTCcaccttttaaaattctcttgcaGAAACTACCACTCTGTCAAATACtacatttacaaaacaaaacatttttctttggtgaaaaaggaaaaactccCATCATTCATTTAACCAAATACTCATAGTAGTAAACTTTGTCTTTAAAACAAGGAGCCTTGTTACTgaagttgcttttgtttttgttatacCTCTGGTGTTTGCTTTGATTTTTAGAGGTTGAAGGGAGTGTGCTCTTCCTGGGAGATCAGTTAATTGCAGTGAGTAGGTCAGTATTTGGCAACACGTCTTTTAAGGCCCTTTCTAACCCTGAGATTTTATGAATCTATATTTACCTTTGTCCCTGCTTTTATCCCTGAGTGACAAGAGCAGGGATCATGTAGAGGAGAGCTGGAGAGTGAACTGGGCTACAGTTTAGGAGGAGGTGATGGGCGTTGAGTGAGAGTCATACAACATATAGTTGTTGACGCAAAGAGGTACAGTTACTGTTGGCTCcttctccattttaattttttaatacttagTACATTTTCGTAATTGTAATTATTCTTTTGtaattagggaaaaaagaaagaaaaagataaacccatagattaaaacaatttttagaaGTCACCTTCTCAAGTACCTTGCTCAAAACAGACAGTCCCTGAATTCTTCAAGATGGGCCTATATTTAAGTCATCAAAAAGATGATTAAgaaacagctttttaaaagaacttttgtGGAGAGAAGATATTTTTCATGGGGTTAGAATGTAAGACTTATGTTTATTGACTCATAAGAAGCAGTTTCCTGAAAGATGAAATTTCCTTTGGTAGTCAGATCAGATAGAATTTAAGATAGATACTTTATGTCCCTTGGAGCTGGGACAGTCTTATTGATCCTTTTATCGTCAGCTCCAAATATACCACAAGCCATACTAGGTGctcaaaaattgttttcttagctGAACCCCAGTACCCATTCTTAAGGGAATAGTGGAAACAAGATAATCCCAAGTGAGAGGAGTGAATTTTTgttgtgttctttttcatttattcctcaaaatGTTCCTTTTCAGAAAATGCGAAAATGTTTTTATGTGTAATATATTGGAAGCACAAGCATTGACTTTGTATCTCAAAAGttggaagaaatgaaattgatgtCCCACACAGTTGTGAAATGCCAAAAATAAGTAGAGCTGAAATGAATTAAAGCCCAGTATTCAGAAAGGCCAAGTAAAAACTTCAGATCAAGCGTAGCTATAATTGAAAGGGTCCAAATAAGTATTTAAACCCACTCCTGCTGGAACTGCTAAGATTTCTGAATTTCAAATTGGCATTTTATGTTTGACAAGGTGACATTGTATAAGGAATGTATTGTAAAACAGTGCTGTACAATAGGAAAATGATTGAATGTAAATATTTCAAGATGTGGACCACTGTTCAAATGTTATCATaaatctttgccattgttttagGGTATAACTCTTCATGCATATATGAGCTGAATTGATAGCGCCAGCTCTTAGGAGGGAAATTATCAGCGAGTTTCTGCCTCGCTGCTACTACTAGTATGATTTGACCACAGAAGTATCCTATTAGGTCTTTGCCATTATTATCATATGCTCATTAGTACATAAATGGGGAAACCCTCTTTTGAAGGTACTACATCTGTCATTGCTCTTATCCTGTTCATTGAGTGGTCTGAAGTGTCACTGTTATGTGAAATTAGAATGGGTGGAGACAATTTGCACTCTTAAACtttgaaaagggaagaaaaaatcttgaactaTAAGGTTAACGATCCTTCCATTCTTTGCAGGTTTGGAAGGTTTACAGTAGCTGCTCTTCAGTCCAAAGTAGAACAGTATGAACGTGAAACCAATCGCCTCAAGAAAGCCCTGGAACGAAGTGATAAATATATAGAGGAACTAGAATCTCAAATTACACAGCTAAAAAATTCAAGTGATGAGAAGGAAGCTATGAATTCCATTTGCCAGAGAGCACTTTCTACAGATGGCAAGGGGAGCAAAGGCACCGAGGAGGATATGGCATCCAAGAATCAAGGTGATGGTGCCAGAAAGCAGCTTGGCTCATCAACCTTGAATTCACACCTGGCAAAACCTTCTAGCAGTTCTGTCAGACAGGAAAGCACCAGCAAAACAGAACCAAATTGTTCTAAGAACAAAGACTTATATCACAAACGGGTGGAAATAATGTTAGATGTGACAGATACAAGTATGGATACTTATTTGGAAAGAGAATGGGGTAATAAGCCAAGTGATTGTGTATCCTACAAAGATGAAGAACTCTATGATCTTCCAGCTCCCTGTACTCCTTTGTCCCTTAGTTGCCTTCAGCTCAATACGCCAGAAAATCGAGAGAGCTCTATGGTCAAAGCAGGAGGTTCCAGAAAGCACTCAAACCATCTCAGAAAATTGGTGTTTGATGATTTTTGTGATTCTCCGAATGTTTGTAATAAAGATTCTTCAGAAGATGATAGAagtgaaagtgaaaagaaatcagaatgttTTACTTCCCCAAAGACAGGGTTTTGGGATTGTTGTTCCACGAGCTATGCCCCCAGCTTGGATTTTGAAAGCTCAGAAGAGAACACGATAGCAAATTGTGTTGGAGAAATTTCTTCAAAATTGAGTGAGAAATCAGGCTCATGTTTATCCAAGAGGTTGAATTCTCTCCGCTCCTTTGAAATGAATCGGACAAGAACATCCAGCGAAGCATCAATGGACGCAGCTTATCTTGACAAAATCTCGGAGTTGGATTCAATGATGTCAGAGTCAGACAACAGCAAGAGCCCTTGTAATAACGGTTTTAAGTCATTGGATTTGGATGGCTTAGCAAAGTCATCTCAATGCAGTGAATTCCTTGAGGAACCAGataagctggaagaaagaactaaACCAAACCTTTCTAAAGGTTCTCTAACTACTGATCAgttagaaaatggaaatgaatggaaacccaattctttttttctcctctctccatcTGACCAGGAAATGAATGAAGATTTTTCACTCCATCCCAGTTCTAACCCAGGAACCAATGAAATCAAACCCCCAAGCTGTTTGTTTCAGACTGAGTTTTCCCAGGGTGTTTTGTTAAGCAGTTCACACAGGCTATTTGAAGATCAAAGGTTTGGGTCATCTTTGTTTAAGATGTCCTCAGAGATGCATGGTCTTCATAACCACCTTCAGTCTCCTTGGTCTGCTTCCTTTGTGCccgaaaagaggaataaaaatgtgaatcaatcaacaaaaagaaaaatccagagcAGCCTTTCCAATGCCAGCCCATCAAAAGCAACTAAAAGTTGACTCATTAGAAAGGTGTCATCTATGTTTTTGTCCTGAGAGGAATATAAgattttaaagttactttttcCCCTCATAAAAGCTCTATACCATTTTGAATTGATAATCTTTTGTCAGGTGTCAAGTCAGAATGGTGGATTAGCCTGTACCCAGGATACTTTTGTTCACTTTGAAGAGTttagtctttttcattttcatttggggATCTTTTTGACCAGAAAAGGTAGGGTGAgagtttctttttaatgaatattataCGTATCTGGTTTGggtatattttgttttcttgaatCTTGATTTAACTATTCAGGTACAGTGGTCTATCAGTAAGCCTCAGTTATCTTCAGAActtggattttttaaataaaacttttggtGTTGTCCACATACTGCTCATAAGACACTTGAGTTTCTTTAAAGCTTTTCCTAGGGTGGAAATTATTTTGCCTGCccctttttatttatgtttagtgATAGCCTAACTTTTATTCAAGGCCATGATGGGGAAATAGCACTCGAACCTTAGTCCAATactcatctactttttttttttaggttttatgtatatgtttgcatttttaacattGTGTTCTGTCCAGTTTTTGTGAAAATGTGTTGCTAGtatgaaagaatacattttatatatgaaaatactTGTTTTATGTCTGGTAGCTTTCATTCActcatctttttgtgtgtgttgaaaATCAGAAATTGAGCCTACTTTAGCAAGAAGTCATGGAACAGTTGTGTTTGGAGGAGCCTAAACATGGTAGCTTCATCGTTTCAGATATACAGGTGCAGAAGCACTCATTGCCAAGTTC includes the following:
- the OBI1 gene encoding ORC ubiquitin ligase 1 isoform X1 produces the protein MAQTVQNVTLSLTLPITCHICLGKVRQPVICINNHVFCSICIDLWLKNNSQCPACRVPITPENPCKEIIGGTSESEPILSHTVRKHLRKTRLELLHKEYEDEIDCLQKEVEELKSKNLSLESQIKTILDPLTLMQGNQNEDKHPVADNPSKIDPETVAEWKKKLRTANEIYEKVKDDVEKLKEANKKLKLENGGLVRENLRLKAEVDNRSPQKFGRFTVAALQSKVEQYERETNRLKKALERSDKYIEELESQITQLKNSSDEKEAMNSICQRALSTDGKGSKGTEEDMASKNQGDGARKQLGSSTLNSHLAKPSSSSVRQESTSKTEPNCSKNKDLYHKRVEIMLDVTDTSMDTYLEREWGNKPSDCVSYKDEELYDLPAPCTPLSLSCLQLNTPENRESSMVKAGGSRKHSNHLRKLVFDDFCDSPNVCNKDSSEDDRSESEKKSECFTSPKTGFWDCCSTSYAPSLDFESSEENTIANCVGEISSKLSEKSGSCLSKRLNSLRSFEMNRTRTSSEASMDAAYLDKISELDSMMSESDNSKSPCNNGFKSLDLDGLAKSSQCSEFLEEPDKLEERTKPNLSKGSLTTDQLENGNEWKPNSFFLLSPSDQEMNEDFSLHPSSNPGTNEIKPPSCLFQTEFSQGVLLSSSHRLFEDQRFGSSLFKMSSEMHGLHNHLQSPWSASFVPEKRNKNVNQSTKRKIQSSLSNASPSKATKS
- the OBI1 gene encoding ORC ubiquitin ligase 1 isoform X2; translation: MQGNQNEDKHPVADNPSKIDPETVAEWKKKLRTANEIYEKVKDDVEKLKEANKKLKLENGGLVRENLRLKAEVDNRSPQKFGRFTVAALQSKVEQYERETNRLKKALERSDKYIEELESQITQLKNSSDEKEAMNSICQRALSTDGKGSKGTEEDMASKNQGDGARKQLGSSTLNSHLAKPSSSSVRQESTSKTEPNCSKNKDLYHKRVEIMLDVTDTSMDTYLEREWGNKPSDCVSYKDEELYDLPAPCTPLSLSCLQLNTPENRESSMVKAGGSRKHSNHLRKLVFDDFCDSPNVCNKDSSEDDRSESEKKSECFTSPKTGFWDCCSTSYAPSLDFESSEENTIANCVGEISSKLSEKSGSCLSKRLNSLRSFEMNRTRTSSEASMDAAYLDKISELDSMMSESDNSKSPCNNGFKSLDLDGLAKSSQCSEFLEEPDKLEERTKPNLSKGSLTTDQLENGNEWKPNSFFLLSPSDQEMNEDFSLHPSSNPGTNEIKPPSCLFQTEFSQGVLLSSSHRLFEDQRFGSSLFKMSSEMHGLHNHLQSPWSASFVPEKRNKNVNQSTKRKIQSSLSNASPSKATKS